The following proteins are encoded in a genomic region of Pseudomonas sp. Os17:
- the tusA gene encoding sulfurtransferase TusA yields MSQIIDTPVDGTLDATGLNCPEPVMMLHQHIRDLPAGGLLKVIATDPSTRRDIPKFCVFLDHELVAQQEEAGTYLYWIRKKLD; encoded by the coding sequence ATGAGTCAAATCATCGATACGCCGGTCGACGGCACCCTTGACGCCACCGGCCTCAATTGCCCCGAGCCGGTGATGATGCTGCACCAGCACATCCGTGACCTGCCGGCAGGCGGGCTGTTGAAAGTGATCGCCACCGACCCCTCCACCCGCCGTGACATTCCCAAGTTCTGTGTGTTTCTCGACCACGAACTGGTGGCGCAGCAGGAAGAGGCCGGGACCTATCTCTACTGGATTCGCAAGAAGCTCGACTAA
- a CDS encoding MATE family efflux transporter, which yields MNSVTDTPSNTAISRPARVGRELRDLLQLALPIMIAQVATTAMGFVDAVMAGRVSSRDLAAVALGNSIWIPVFLLMTGTLLATTPKVAQRFGAGKLHEIGPVVRQALWLAVVAGISATLMLVSAEPILHLMNVDPELIKPCMGYLHGIASGLPAVALYYVLRCLSDGLGRTVPSMVIGLCGLALNIPINYIFIYGHFGVPAMGGVGCGWATAIVMWAMMLGMAGWIGWAQAYRKIQLFSQFDWPQGAVIGRLLSVGLPIGIAVFAESSIFAVIALLIGSLGATVVAGHQIALNVSALMFMIPYSLAMAVTVRVGQSLGRQQPRDARFSAGVGMGAALAYACLSASLMFLLRDPIASIYTNDPLVIQVASMLIVYSALFQFSDGIQVTAAGALRGYQDTRVTMILTLFAYWGIGLPVGYALGLTDWFGPARGPSGLWEGLIAGLTCAALMLLIRLTRSARKQIRISRSAG from the coding sequence GTGAATTCCGTGACCGACACCCCTTCCAACACCGCCATCAGCCGCCCTGCCCGGGTCGGCCGTGAACTGCGGGACCTGCTGCAACTGGCCCTGCCCATCATGATTGCCCAGGTGGCCACCACCGCCATGGGCTTTGTCGACGCCGTGATGGCCGGCCGGGTCAGCTCGCGGGACCTGGCGGCCGTGGCCCTGGGCAACTCGATCTGGATTCCGGTGTTCCTGCTGATGACCGGCACCCTGCTGGCCACCACGCCCAAGGTGGCCCAGCGCTTTGGCGCCGGCAAGCTGCACGAGATCGGCCCGGTGGTACGCCAGGCCCTGTGGCTGGCCGTGGTGGCCGGGATCTCGGCGACCCTGATGCTGGTCAGCGCCGAACCGATCCTGCACCTGATGAACGTCGATCCCGAACTGATCAAGCCCTGCATGGGCTATCTGCACGGCATCGCCAGCGGCCTGCCGGCGGTGGCGCTGTACTACGTGCTGCGCTGCCTGAGCGACGGCCTGGGGCGCACGGTGCCGAGCATGGTCATCGGCCTGTGTGGCCTGGCCCTGAACATCCCCATCAACTACATCTTCATCTATGGCCACTTCGGCGTGCCGGCCATGGGTGGCGTGGGCTGTGGCTGGGCCACGGCCATCGTCATGTGGGCCATGATGCTGGGCATGGCCGGCTGGATTGGCTGGGCGCAGGCCTATCGCAAGATCCAGCTGTTCAGCCAGTTCGATTGGCCGCAAGGGGCAGTGATCGGTCGCCTGCTCAGCGTCGGCCTGCCCATCGGTATCGCAGTATTCGCCGAGTCGAGCATCTTCGCGGTGATCGCCCTGTTGATCGGCAGCCTGGGAGCCACGGTGGTGGCCGGACACCAGATCGCCCTCAACGTCAGCGCCCTGATGTTCATGATCCCCTACTCCCTGGCCATGGCCGTGACCGTGCGGGTCGGCCAGTCCCTGGGACGCCAGCAGCCGCGTGACGCACGCTTCAGCGCCGGGGTCGGCATGGGGGCGGCCCTGGCTTATGCCTGCCTGTCGGCGAGCCTGATGTTTCTGCTGCGCGACCCCATCGCCTCGATCTACACCAACGACCCGCTGGTGATCCAGGTCGCCTCGATGCTCATCGTCTACTCGGCGCTGTTCCAGTTCTCCGACGGCATCCAGGTCACCGCCGCCGGCGCACTGCGGGGCTATCAGGACACCCGGGTGACCATGATCCTGACCCTGTTCGCTTATTGGGGGATTGGCTTGCCGGTCGGCTACGCCCTGGGCCTGACCGACTGGTTCGGCCCGGCGCGTGGACCGAGCGGCTTGTGGGAAGGCTTGATTGCCGGCTTGACCTGCGCCGCGCTGATGCTGCTGATCCGCCTGACCCGCAGCGCGCGCAAGCAGATCCGCATCAGCCGTTCGGCCGGTTAG
- the pdxB gene encoding 4-phosphoerythronate dehydrogenase PdxB, whose translation MLIVADENIPLIDEFFAGFGEIRRFPGRAIDRAAVEQADVLLVRSVTQVDRQLLEGSPVRFVGTCTIGTDHLDLDYFQQAGISWSSAPGCNARGVVDYVLGSLLTLAEIEGADLAQRCYGVVGAGEVGGRLIKVLRGLGWQVLVCDPQRQAAEGGDYVSLEQLIERCDVISLHTPLTRHGEHATWHLLDRQRLDRLKQGTWLINAARGPVVDNRALREVLLEREDLQAVLDVWEEEPTVDRELADLCVLATPHIAGYSLDGKQRGTAQIYQAYCRFLGQAEQVSLASLLPAPWVPQVSLNANADPAWALAMICRAVYDPRRDDADLRRSLVDDVARQRSAFDGLRKHYPERREVDGLQVRIQGESPVLSRIVRALGASQV comes from the coding sequence ATGTTGATTGTTGCCGACGAAAATATTCCCCTGATTGACGAGTTCTTTGCCGGCTTTGGCGAGATTCGGCGCTTCCCCGGGCGCGCCATCGATCGGGCGGCCGTGGAGCAGGCCGATGTGCTGCTGGTGCGCTCGGTGACCCAGGTCGATCGTCAACTGCTGGAAGGCAGTCCGGTACGTTTTGTCGGCACCTGCACCATTGGCACCGATCACCTGGACCTGGACTACTTCCAGCAAGCCGGGATCAGTTGGTCCAGTGCCCCGGGCTGCAATGCCCGGGGCGTGGTGGACTATGTGCTGGGCAGCCTGTTGACCCTGGCCGAGATCGAAGGGGCGGACCTGGCGCAACGCTGTTATGGCGTGGTGGGGGCCGGTGAAGTTGGCGGGCGCCTGATCAAGGTCCTGCGCGGCCTGGGTTGGCAGGTGCTGGTCTGTGATCCGCAACGCCAGGCGGCAGAAGGCGGCGACTATGTCAGCCTGGAGCAGTTGATCGAGCGTTGTGACGTCATCAGCCTGCATACCCCGCTGACCCGCCACGGCGAGCATGCCACCTGGCACCTGCTGGACCGGCAGCGCCTGGACCGGCTCAAGCAGGGCACCTGGCTGATCAATGCCGCCCGCGGTCCGGTGGTGGATAACCGGGCGCTGCGTGAAGTCCTGCTTGAGCGTGAGGATTTGCAGGCGGTGCTGGATGTCTGGGAAGAGGAGCCGACCGTGGACCGCGAACTGGCGGACCTGTGCGTGCTGGCCACGCCCCATATCGCCGGTTACAGCCTGGACGGCAAGCAGCGTGGCACGGCACAGATCTACCAGGCTTATTGCCGCTTCCTCGGGCAGGCCGAACAGGTCAGCCTGGCCAGCTTGCTGCCGGCGCCCTGGGTGCCGCAGGTGAGCCTCAATGCCAATGCCGACCCGGCCTGGGCCTTGGCGATGATCTGTCGGGCGGTGTACGACCCGCGCCGTGATGATGCGGATTTGCGCCGCAGCCTGGTGGACGATGTCGCCCGGCAGCGCAGTGCCTTCGATGGCTTGCGCAAGCATTACCCGGAGCGCCGCGAAGTTGATGGCCTGCAAGTGCGGATTCAAGGGGAGTCGCCGGTGCTGAGCCGGATCGTCAGGGCCCTGGGTGCCAGCCAAGTCTGA
- a CDS encoding PA1571 family protein, translating into MSLQHSSNDKIQVIRTQPNQSLGCAIIDAQGREVPITEDMIQNACRELEKRLVKPARQD; encoded by the coding sequence ATGTCCTTGCAACACAGCAGCAATGACAAGATTCAAGTGATCCGTACCCAGCCGAACCAGTCTCTAGGGTGTGCCATCATCGACGCTCAGGGTCGCGAAGTACCTATTACTGAAGACATGATCCAGAACGCCTGCCGCGAACTGGAAAAGCGACTGGTCAAGCCTGCTCGGCAAGATTGA
- a CDS encoding ABC transporter transmembrane domain-containing protein, with protein sequence MNCMLSSRHRRALHLANRFIAPYRWQALGALLALIVTAGITLSMGQGIRLLVDQGFMTQSPHLLNQSIGLFLLLVLALAVGTFVRFYLVSWIGERCVADIRRQVFNHLIYLHPGFYENNRSSEIQSRLTADTTLLQSVIGSSLSLFLRNALMVLGGIVLLFVTNPKLTSIVVVALPLVLAPILIFGRRVRSLSRLSQDRIADVGSYVSETLGQIKTVQAYNHQAQDEQRFAVTVEDAFDTARKRIVQRAWLITLVIVLVLGAVGVMLWVGGMDVIAGRISGGELAAFVFYSLIVGSAFGTLSEVIGELQRAAGAAERIAELLRADSRIQPPDSGLVSLPARVRGELQLEDLGFAYPSRPDRYAVDGLTLTVRAGETLALVGPSGAGKSTLYDLLLRFYDPQRGRILLDGVPLTQLDPQDLRRCFALVSQNPALFYGSIEENIRYGRSDATLAEVQDAAKIAYAHEFIEQMPDGYRTHLGDGGLGLSGGQRQRLAIARALLVDAPILLLDEATSALDAQSEHLIQQALPSLMKDRTTLVIAHRLATVKNADRIAVMDQGKLVAVGTHQQLIANSPLYARLAALQFSDGPQAAV encoded by the coding sequence ATGAACTGCATGCTCTCTTCTCGTCACCGCCGGGCGCTGCATCTGGCCAACCGCTTCATTGCTCCCTACCGTTGGCAGGCGCTGGGCGCCTTGCTGGCGTTGATTGTCACTGCCGGCATCACCTTGTCCATGGGGCAGGGCATCCGGCTGTTGGTGGACCAGGGCTTCATGACCCAGTCGCCGCATTTGCTCAATCAGTCCATTGGCTTGTTCCTGCTGCTGGTCCTGGCCCTGGCGGTGGGCACCTTTGTGCGTTTCTACCTGGTGTCGTGGATCGGCGAGCGCTGTGTGGCGGACATCAGGCGCCAGGTGTTCAATCACCTGATCTACCTGCACCCCGGCTTTTACGAGAACAACCGCAGTTCGGAGATCCAGTCGCGGCTGACGGCGGACACCACCTTGCTGCAGTCGGTGATCGGCTCCTCGCTGTCGTTGTTCCTGCGCAATGCGCTGATGGTGCTGGGGGGCATTGTCTTGCTGTTTGTCACCAACCCCAAGCTCACCAGTATCGTGGTGGTGGCCTTGCCGCTGGTGCTGGCGCCGATTCTGATTTTCGGTCGCCGGGTCCGCAGCCTGTCGCGCCTGAGCCAGGACCGGATCGCCGATGTTGGCAGCTACGTCTCGGAAACCCTCGGCCAGATCAAGACGGTCCAGGCCTATAACCACCAGGCCCAGGACGAGCAGCGTTTCGCCGTGACAGTGGAGGATGCCTTCGATACGGCGCGCAAGCGCATCGTCCAGCGTGCCTGGCTGATTACCCTGGTGATCGTCCTGGTCCTGGGGGCGGTGGGCGTGATGCTCTGGGTCGGCGGCATGGATGTCATTGCCGGGCGCATTTCCGGCGGTGAGCTGGCAGCGTTCGTCTTCTACAGCCTGATCGTCGGCAGTGCCTTCGGCACCTTGAGTGAGGTGATTGGCGAGTTGCAGCGGGCCGCGGGGGCGGCGGAACGCATTGCCGAATTGCTGCGGGCGGACAGCCGCATCCAACCGCCCGACAGCGGGCTGGTGAGCCTGCCGGCGCGGGTGCGTGGTGAGCTGCAACTGGAGGACCTGGGGTTCGCCTACCCGTCGCGACCGGATCGCTATGCCGTCGACGGTTTGACTCTGACGGTGCGGGCCGGGGAAACCCTGGCGCTGGTGGGGCCTTCGGGCGCAGGCAAATCCACTCTCTATGACCTGTTGCTGCGTTTCTACGATCCACAGCGGGGACGGATCCTGCTGGACGGCGTCCCCCTGACCCAGCTCGACCCGCAGGATCTGCGCCGCTGCTTTGCCCTGGTGTCGCAGAACCCGGCGCTGTTCTACGGCAGCATCGAAGAGAACATCCGCTACGGTAGGTCTGACGCGACCCTGGCCGAGGTTCAGGACGCGGCGAAGATCGCCTATGCCCACGAGTTCATCGAGCAGATGCCCGATGGCTACCGGACCCATCTGGGAGATGGCGGCTTGGGGCTCTCCGGCGGCCAGCGGCAACGCCTGGCAATCGCCCGGGCATTGTTGGTGGACGCACCGATCCTGTTGCTGGATGAAGCCACCAGCGCCCTGGACGCGCAGAGCGAGCATCTGATTCAGCAGGCTTTGCCCAGCCTGATGAAGGACCGCACCACTCTGGTGATCGCCCATCGCCTGGCTACGGTGAAGAATGCCGACCGCATTGCGGTCATGGATCAGGGCAAGCTGGTGGCGGTGGGTACTCATCAGCAACTGATCGCCAACAGTCCGCTCTATGCGCGCCTGGCGGCCCTGCAATTCAGCGACGGCCCTCAGGCAGCGGTGTAG
- a CDS encoding transglycosylase SLT domain-containing protein, which translates to MRSRLFSVLSCLLLTAAAVQSAQAADLTLQRQYYDEAKRALAKGDSGPYFRYADALRDYPLEPYLAYDELTARLKSASNAEIEKFLAEHGDLPQANWMKLRWLRWLAERGDWATFTKYYDPKLNFTELDCLNGQYQLGHNLKAEGYAATEKLWLTGKSQPAACDALFAQWAAEGQLTEQKRWQRAKLAAEARNYPLANSLVKSMTSLAPQGRLLVDVAQKPELLSQPSRFQPADEAMSDVVGLGLRRLARQDPDKAMALLDGYASSMHFSRDEKVAIAREIGLTLARRFDSRALDVMTKYDPELRDNTVSEWRLRLLLRLARWEDAYQLTRKLPQDLASTNRWRYWQARSLELAQPQNPQAQALFKGLARERDFYGFLAADHAKAPYQLNNQPLMLSQAVINKVRNTPGVRRALEFHARGQIVDGRREWYHVSRHFNRDEMVAQARLAYDLKWYFPAIRTISQAQYWDDLDIRFPMAHRDTLVREAKVRGLHSSWVFAITRQESAFMDDARSHVGASGLMQLMPGTAKETARKFSIPLASPQQVLDPDKNIQLGAAYLSQVHSQFNGNRVLASAAYNAGPGRVRQWLKGADHLSFDVWVESIPFDETRQYVQNVLSYSVIYGQKLNSPQPLVDWHERYFDDQ; encoded by the coding sequence ATGCGCAGTCGCCTTTTCAGTGTTTTATCTTGCCTGCTTCTCACCGCCGCAGCCGTCCAATCCGCCCAGGCGGCAGACCTGACTCTACAACGCCAGTATTACGATGAAGCCAAGCGCGCCCTGGCCAAGGGTGATTCCGGCCCCTACTTCCGTTACGCCGATGCGCTGCGTGACTACCCGCTGGAACCCTACCTGGCCTATGACGAGCTGACTGCCCGGCTGAAATCCGCCAGCAACGCCGAGATCGAGAAATTCCTCGCCGAACATGGCGATCTGCCCCAGGCCAACTGGATGAAACTGCGCTGGTTACGCTGGCTGGCCGAACGCGGCGATTGGGCGACCTTCACCAAGTACTACGACCCGAAACTCAATTTCACCGAGCTGGACTGCCTCAACGGCCAGTACCAGTTGGGACACAATCTCAAGGCCGAAGGCTACGCCGCCACCGAAAAGCTCTGGCTGACCGGCAAATCCCAACCGGCCGCCTGTGACGCCTTGTTCGCGCAATGGGCCGCCGAAGGCCAACTGACCGAACAGAAACGCTGGCAACGGGCCAAACTGGCGGCCGAAGCCCGCAACTATCCTCTGGCCAACAGCCTGGTGAAGAGCATGACCAGCCTGGCGCCTCAGGGTCGCCTGCTGGTCGATGTGGCGCAAAAACCCGAATTGCTGAGCCAGCCCTCGCGCTTCCAGCCGGCCGATGAGGCCATGTCCGATGTGGTCGGCCTCGGCCTGCGCCGACTGGCACGCCAGGACCCTGACAAGGCAATGGCCCTGCTGGACGGCTATGCCAGCAGCATGCACTTCTCCCGCGACGAAAAAGTGGCGATTGCCCGCGAAATCGGCCTGACCCTGGCCCGGCGCTTCGACAGCCGCGCCCTGGACGTGATGACCAAGTACGACCCGGAGCTGCGCGACAACACCGTGTCCGAATGGCGCCTGCGCCTGCTGTTGCGCCTGGCACGCTGGGAGGATGCCTATCAGTTGACCCGCAAGCTGCCTCAGGACCTGGCCAGCACCAACCGCTGGCGCTACTGGCAGGCTCGCAGCCTGGAGCTGGCCCAGCCGCAAAACCCTCAGGCCCAGGCGCTGTTCAAGGGGTTGGCCCGGGAGCGGGACTTCTATGGCTTCCTCGCCGCCGATCACGCCAAGGCCCCCTATCAGCTGAACAACCAACCGCTGATGCTGAGCCAGGCGGTCATCAACAAAGTCCGTAATACCCCGGGCGTGCGTCGCGCCCTGGAGTTTCATGCCCGAGGCCAGATCGTCGACGGGCGCCGCGAGTGGTACCACGTCAGCCGACACTTCAACCGCGACGAAATGGTGGCCCAGGCCAGGCTGGCCTACGACCTGAAGTGGTACTTCCCGGCCATCCGCACCATCAGCCAGGCTCAATACTGGGATGACCTGGACATCCGTTTCCCAATGGCTCACCGCGACACCCTGGTGCGCGAAGCCAAGGTCCGCGGCCTGCATTCCAGCTGGGTGTTCGCCATCACCCGCCAGGAAAGCGCCTTCATGGACGACGCCCGCTCCCACGTCGGCGCCAGCGGCCTGATGCAACTGATGCCCGGCACCGCCAAGGAAACCGCGCGCAAGTTCAGCATCCCCCTGGCCTCGCCCCAGCAAGTGCTGGACCCGGACAAGAACATCCAGCTGGGCGCCGCCTACCTGAGCCAGGTGCACAGCCAGTTCAACGGCAACCGGGTGCTGGCCTCCGCGGCCTACAACGCGGGTCCCGGGCGGGTGCGCCAATGGCTCAAGGGCGCCGATCACCTGAGTTTCGATGTGTGGGTGGAAAGCATCCCCTTCGACGAAACCCGCCAGTACGTACAGAACGTGCTGTCGTACTCGGTGATCTATGGGCAGAAGCTCAATTCACCGCAGCCGCTGGTGGACTGGCATGAGCGCTACTTCGACGACCAGTGA
- a CDS encoding ATP-binding cassette domain-containing protein, which produces MTLLKFSDVSLAFGAMPLLDKVSWQIARGERVCIIGRNGTGKSSMMKLVKGDQKPDDGSVWRAPGLKIGELPQELPVADERTVFDVVAQGLDGVGELLAQYHHLSQNIVTDADLEKLMHVQHDLEARDGWRLQQLVDSTLSRLQLPADKTLAELSGGWRRRVLLAQALVSEPDLLLLDEPTNHLDIGAIAWLEEALKDFQGAVLFITHDRSFLQNLATRILELDRGGLIDWNGDYASFLVHKEAMLAAEETANALFDKRLAQEEVWIRQGIKARRTRNEGRVRALKALRVERSERRERTGKANIQLETADKSGKQVMVLENVSFAHPDGPFLVKDFSMVLQRGDRIGLLGANGTGKTTLLKLMLGGLVPSSGKVEEGTRIDVAYFDQLRHQLDLEKTVIDNVAEGRDFIEIDGQSRHVLSYLGDFLFSPQRARTPVKALSGGERARLLLAKLFSKPANLLVLDEPTNDLDVETLELLEEVLLTFQGTVLMVSHDRAFLDNVVTSTLVFEGEGKVREYVGGYQDWLRQGGSPRLLGVTENKSGKAELNSAVVAPVQAAAPAPAQEAPAAKKKLSYKLQRELEALPGQIEAMEQQIAGVEAEMADAGFYQRPVAETAAVIARLEQLNAELEQMVERWAELDA; this is translated from the coding sequence ATGACCCTGCTCAAATTCAGCGATGTGTCCCTTGCTTTCGGCGCCATGCCGTTGTTGGACAAGGTGTCCTGGCAGATCGCCCGTGGTGAGCGGGTGTGCATCATCGGCCGTAACGGTACTGGCAAATCCAGCATGATGAAGCTGGTCAAGGGCGATCAGAAGCCCGACGACGGCTCCGTATGGCGCGCACCCGGTCTGAAGATCGGCGAGTTGCCCCAGGAATTGCCGGTGGCCGACGAGCGGACCGTGTTCGACGTGGTTGCCCAGGGCCTGGACGGTGTCGGCGAGCTGCTGGCCCAGTACCACCACCTGAGCCAGAACATCGTCACCGACGCCGATCTGGAAAAACTGATGCACGTCCAGCACGACCTCGAAGCCCGTGACGGCTGGCGCCTGCAGCAACTGGTGGACAGCACCCTGAGCCGTCTGCAACTGCCCGCCGACAAGACCCTCGCCGAGTTGTCCGGCGGCTGGCGTCGTCGCGTGCTGCTGGCCCAGGCCCTGGTGTCCGAGCCGGACCTGCTGCTGCTCGACGAGCCGACCAACCACCTGGACATCGGCGCCATTGCCTGGCTGGAAGAGGCGCTGAAGGATTTCCAGGGCGCGGTCCTCTTTATTACCCACGACCGTTCCTTCCTGCAGAACCTGGCCACTCGCATTCTCGAACTGGATCGCGGTGGCCTGATCGACTGGAACGGCGACTACGCCAGCTTCCTGGTGCACAAGGAAGCCATGCTGGCGGCGGAAGAAACCGCCAACGCGCTGTTCGACAAGCGCCTGGCCCAGGAAGAAGTGTGGATTCGCCAGGGCATCAAGGCCCGGCGTACCCGTAACGAAGGCCGCGTGCGTGCGCTCAAGGCGCTGCGCGTGGAGCGCAGTGAGCGCCGCGAGCGTACCGGCAAGGCCAATATTCAGCTGGAAACCGCAGACAAGTCCGGCAAGCAGGTGATGGTGCTGGAGAACGTCAGCTTCGCTCACCCGGATGGTCCGTTCCTGGTCAAGGACTTCTCCATGGTCCTGCAGCGCGGCGACCGTATCGGCCTTCTGGGCGCCAACGGCACCGGCAAGACCACCTTGCTCAAGCTGATGCTCGGTGGCCTGGTTCCCAGCAGCGGCAAGGTGGAAGAGGGTACACGGATCGACGTGGCCTACTTCGACCAGTTGCGCCACCAGTTGGACCTGGAAAAGACCGTGATCGACAACGTCGCCGAAGGTCGCGACTTCATCGAGATCGATGGCCAGAGCCGTCACGTGCTCAGCTACCTGGGTGATTTCCTGTTCAGCCCGCAACGTGCCCGTACGCCAGTCAAGGCGCTGTCCGGCGGTGAGCGTGCCCGTCTGTTGCTGGCCAAGTTGTTCAGCAAGCCGGCCAACCTGCTGGTGCTCGACGAGCCGACCAACGACCTGGATGTGGAAACCCTCGAGCTTTTGGAGGAAGTGCTGCTGACTTTCCAGGGCACGGTACTGATGGTCAGCCACGACCGGGCGTTCCTCGACAACGTGGTGACCAGCACCCTGGTCTTTGAAGGCGAGGGCAAGGTTCGCGAGTACGTTGGCGGTTATCAGGATTGGCTGCGTCAGGGCGGTTCGCCGCGGTTGCTGGGCGTGACCGAGAACAAGTCCGGCAAGGCCGAGCTGAATTCCGCCGTGGTGGCGCCGGTACAAGCCGCGGCGCCGGCCCCCGCGCAGGAGGCTCCGGCGGCGAAGAAGAAGCTCAGCTACAAGTTGCAACGCGAGCTTGAGGCGTTGCCGGGGCAGATCGAAGCGATGGAGCAGCAGATTGCCGGGGTCGAGGCGGAAATGGCCGATGCCGGTTTCTATCAGCGCCCGGTGGCGGAAACCGCTGCGGTCATCGCCCGGCTGGAGCAGTTGAATGCCGAGTTGGAGCAGATGGTCGAGCGCTGGGCCGAGCTGGATGCCTGA
- a CDS encoding universal stress protein codes for MSYHHILVAVDLTEECDPVIHRARELSVSNGAKLSLVHIVEPMAMAFGGDVPMDLSQLQQQQFDQARERLDRLIHKYPELTKEYSHLTYGQPRQEIHHLAKEQECDLIVVGSHGRHGLALLLGSTANDVLHGAPCDVLAVHLVKR; via the coding sequence ATGTCCTACCACCATATTCTGGTCGCCGTAGATCTAACCGAAGAGTGCGATCCTGTTATCCACCGCGCTCGCGAGCTGTCGGTGAGCAATGGGGCCAAGCTGTCCCTGGTGCATATCGTCGAACCCATGGCCATGGCCTTCGGCGGCGATGTCCCCATGGACCTTTCGCAACTGCAGCAGCAACAGTTCGACCAGGCTCGGGAGCGCCTGGATCGACTGATCCACAAGTACCCGGAGCTGACCAAGGAATACAGCCACCTGACCTACGGACAGCCACGCCAGGAGATTCACCACCTGGCCAAGGAGCAGGAATGCGACCTGATCGTGGTCGGCAGCCATGGCCGCCACGGCCTGGCGCTGTTACTGGGCTCCACCGCCAATGACGTTCTCCACGGCGCGCCTTGTGACGTGCTGGCGGTGCACCTGGTCAAGCGCTGA